Within Stella humosa, the genomic segment TCGGCCAGCCAACGGCCTCGGTCACGCGCTGGCGGGTGACCACCTGCCCTCCCGCCCTGCCGGTGCCAGGCGTCGGGCGTGCCCGCTGGCACCTGGAACTGATCCGCTGCCGGGCGGGCGAGAGTGCCGATTTTGAAGTGGAGGCGTGCGATGCCGCGGGTCGTATCGCTCTGGCTGCCGACGTGGCCGACCGACCGGCTGAGGCGCAGACTTGGTGGCAAAGCGCCACCGCCTGACACACCGCTCGTGCTGGTGGGACGCGAAGGCCGCCGCCGGGTCATAGTAGCTGCGGACACTGCCGCCGTGCGGTCCGGCCTCCGTGTAGGCATGGCGGTAACCAAGGCCGAGGCGCTGACGCCGGGCTTGCTGATCGAGGATGCCGAACCGGCCGCTGATGCGGAGGCGCTGGAGCGACTGGCGCTGTGGGTCCTCCAGCGCTACGCTCCGATCGTCGCCGCCGATCCCCCCGATGGGCTGGTGATCGACACCACCGGCACCGACCATCTGCATGGCGGCGAGGCGGCCATGGTCGGCGGCTTGGTCGATCGTCTTGCAGGCTCCCAGGTAGCGGCCCGTGCCGCCTGCGCCGATAGTTGGGGTGCGGCCCATGCCTTCGCCCGCCATGGCGCTCGTTCGGCCATCATCCTGCCTCCCGGCGAAAGCAACGGCCGGCTGCTCGATCTGCCGATCTGCGCCCTGCGCCTGCCGTTGAAGACGATTGAGGGCCTGCTCATGCTGGGCTTCGAGCGCATCGGCGAACTCGCCGCCACGCCCCGAGCCCCACTGGCCCTGCGCTTTGGGCCGGAGGTGGGTCGGAGACTCGACCAGGCATTCGGCCGGCTGGCCGAGCCGATCGACCCGATCCGCGCACCGGAACAGGTCGAGGTCATACGTTCCTTCGCCGAGCCGATTGGCGCCGCCGAGACCATCGCCCGCTACACGGCCAAGCTGGTGGTAGGGCTCTGCGCCCTGCTGGAGGAGCGCGGCCTCGGCGCTCGCCGCGTCGACCTGCTGTTTCACCGGGTCGATAACCGTATCGAGGCCATCCGCGTCGGCGTGGTCCTGCCCCTGCGCGATGCCAAGCGCCTGACCCGCCTCCTGTGCGACCGCATCGAGACGGTCGATCCCGGCTTCGGCATCGAGCGCATGTGCCTGACCGCCACCGAGGCAGAGCCCCTGGGCGCCCAGCAGGTGGTGTCCTCCCTGGGCGGCGAGCCCGAGGCCGACGTCACCGGACTGATCGACGTCCTGGCCAATCGCATCGGCGAAGAACGCCTCTACCGTGTCGCCGCCGTCGCCAGCGACGTGCCAGAGCGCTCGGTGATACGTATCCCGGCATCGTCTGCCGATACCGGCGTCGGCTGGCCCGACCACTGGCCGCGGCCGTCGCGCCTGCTGGCCCGGCCCGAGCCGATCGAGGCGATGGCCCTGCTGCCCGACCATCCGCCGGTGGCTTTCACCTGGCGCGGCATCCGCCGCCGGGTGAAGCGCGCGGACGGCCCGGAACGGGTGTTCGGCGAGTGGTGGCGGCGGGACGCCGAACTGGTGGCCGTGCGCGACTACTTCCAGGTCGAGGATGAGCAGGGCGAGCGCTTCTGGATCTACCGTGCCGGCGATGGCGAGCACGCCGACAGCGGATCCCAGGGCTGGTTCCTCCACGGCATCTTCGGATGACGGCGCGCTACGCCGAGCTGCAGGTCACCTCGCATTTCTCGTTCCTGCGCGGCGCCAGCTCGGCCGAAGAGCTGTTCGCCCAGGCGGCCATGCTCGGCATCGAAGCCCTGGCCGTGGTCGACCGCAACAGCCTGGCTGGCATCGTCCGGGCGCATGGAGCAGCAAAGGCCACGGGCGTGCGCCTGATTGTCGGCTGCCGGCTGGATCTCGCCGACGGCACCGGCCTGCTGGTCTTTCCGACGGACCGGCCCACCTATGGCCGCCTCTGCCGGCTGCTGTCGCTCGGCAAGAAGCGCGGCGGCAAGGCGCGGTGCCAGCTCGATTGGTCGGACGTGGCCGCCTATGGCGAGGGCCTGATCGCCGTCCTGGTACCGGAACAGCCGGATGCCGTCACCGCCCAGCGCCTGCGCCGCACGGCCGAGATCTTCGGCGATCGCGGCTATATGGCGCTGACCCTGCGTCGGCGCCCCAATGACCAGCTTCGCCTACATGAGCTGGCGAACATGGCGACGCGCGCCCGGGTACCCCCCGTCGTCACCAACGATGTGCTCTTCCATGAGCCGGGCCGGCGCATCCTCCAGGACGTCGTCACCTGCATCCGGCACAACTGCACCATCGACGAGGCGGGATTCCGGCGCGAGCGCCATGCCGACCGCTACCTGAAGCCGCCCGAAGAGATGGCGCGCCTGTTCCCCCGCCACCCTGAAGCGCTGGCGCGCACCGTCGAGATCGCCGGGCGCTGCCGCTTCTCGATGGACGACTTGGCCTACCAGTATCCGGACGAGATCGAGCTACCCGGGATGACGCCGCAGCAGGCCCTGGAGAAGCTGACCTGGGAGGGGGCGGCGTACCGCTACCCCGACGGCCTGCCGGACAAGGTGCAGGCAGTCCTGCGCCACGAGCTGCGGCTGATCGAGACGCTGGGTTATGCACCCTACTTCCTGACGGTGAACGCCATCGTCCGCTTCGCCCGCAGCCAGGACATCCTCTGCCAGGGCCGCGGCTCTGCCGCCAATAGTGCGGTCTGCTATGTGCTGGGCATCACCGCCATCGATCCCGAGCGCAACGACCTGCTGTTCGAGCGCTTCGTCTCCGAGGAACGGCGCGAGCCGCCGGACATCGACGTCGACTTCGAGCATGAGCGCCGCGAGATCGTGCTGCAGTGGGTCTATGAGCGCTACGGACGCGACCATGCTGCCCTGTGCTCCACCGTCATCCGCTACCGCGCCAAGGGTGCCCTGCGCGACGTCGGCAAGGCGTTGGGCCTGCCCGAGGACCTGATCCGCATGCTGTCGTCCCAGGTCTGGGGCTGGTCGGAGAATGGGGTGGAGGAGAAGCACCTCGAGGCGCTCAACCTCAACAGCGGCGACCGCCGGCTGCGGCTGGCCATGGACCTCGCCCGGCAGCTGATGGGTGCGCCCCGCCACCTGTCACAGCACCCGGGCGGGTTCGTGCTTACCCGTGACCGGCTCGACGAGCTGGTGCCGATCGAGCCGGCGGCGATGGTCGACCGCCAGGTGATCGAGTGGGACAAGGACGACATCGACGCCCTGAAGTTCATGAAGGTCGATTGCCTGGCGCTGGGCATGCTGTCCTGCATGAAGCGCGGCTTCGACCTGCTGGCCGAGCACAAGGGCGTCGAGCTCGATCTTGCCACCATCCCGGCCGAGGATCCGCGGACCTACGCCATGATCCGCAAGGCGGACACCTTGGGCACCTTCCAGATCGAGAGCCGGGCGCAGATGGCAATGCTGCCGCGAATGCGGCCGCGCACCTTCTACGACCTCGTCATCCAGGTGGCGATCGTGCGGCCGGGGCCGATCCAGGGCGACATGGTCCACCCCTACCTCCGCCGGCGGGAGGGCAAGGAGGAGGTCGTCTACCCCAAGCCCGAACTGGAGCGGGTGTTGGGCAAGACGCTGGGCGTGCCGCTGTTCCAGGAGCAGGCAATGCGGGTCGCCATCGAATGCGCCGGGTTCACCGCCAGCGAGGCCGACCAGCTGCGGCGGTCGATGGCGACGTTCAAGTTCACCGGCGGGGTCTCCAAGTTCCGCGACAAGCTGGTCTCCGGCATGGTCGCCAATGGATACGAGGAAGCCTATGCCGAGCAGACCTTCAAGCAGCTGGAGGGGTTCGGCTCGTACGGCTTTCCCGAGAGCCATGCTGCCTCGTTCGCGCTCATCGCCTACGCCAGTTCCTGGCTGAAGTGCCACCATCCGGACGTCTTCTGCGCGGCCCTGATCAACGCCCAGCCCATGGGTTTCTACGCGCCGGCGCAGATCGTGCGCGATGCCCGGGACCATGGCGTTCTAGTGCGTCCCGTGTGCGTCAATGCCTCGCGCTGGGACTGCACCTTGGAGCCGATTGACGGCGAGGGCCGCTTCGCCGTGCGGCTCGGTCTGCGCATAGTGCGGGGGCTCTCCAACACCGATGCGGCCGCGCTCGTACTGGCCCGCGCCGACCGGCCGTTCTCGTCGGTCGACGAACTGTGGCGGCGTGCCGCTGTGCCGGCGGGCGCCCTAGTCGAACTGGCCGACGCCGACGCCTTCCTGCCGAATCTG encodes:
- a CDS encoding DUF6504 family protein is translated as MPRVVSLWLPTWPTDRLRRRLGGKAPPPDTPLVLVGREGRRRVIVAADTAAVRSGLRVGMAVTKAEALTPGLLIEDAEPAADAEALERLALWVLQRYAPIVAADPPDGLVIDTTGTDHLHGGEAAMVGGLVDRLAGSQVAARAACADSWGAAHAFARHGARSAIILPPGESNGRLLDLPICALRLPLKTIEGLLMLGFERIGELAATPRAPLALRFGPEVGRRLDQAFGRLAEPIDPIRAPEQVEVIRSFAEPIGAAETIARYTAKLVVGLCALLEERGLGARRVDLLFHRVDNRIEAIRVGVVLPLRDAKRLTRLLCDRIETVDPGFGIERMCLTATEAEPLGAQQVVSSLGGEPEADVTGLIDVLANRIGEERLYRVAAVASDVPERSVIRIPASSADTGVGWPDHWPRPSRLLARPEPIEAMALLPDHPPVAFTWRGIRRRVKRADGPERVFGEWWRRDAELVAVRDYFQVEDEQGERFWIYRAGDGEHADSGSQGWFLHGIFG
- a CDS encoding error-prone DNA polymerase; the encoded protein is MTARYAELQVTSHFSFLRGASSAEELFAQAAMLGIEALAVVDRNSLAGIVRAHGAAKATGVRLIVGCRLDLADGTGLLVFPTDRPTYGRLCRLLSLGKKRGGKARCQLDWSDVAAYGEGLIAVLVPEQPDAVTAQRLRRTAEIFGDRGYMALTLRRRPNDQLRLHELANMATRARVPPVVTNDVLFHEPGRRILQDVVTCIRHNCTIDEAGFRRERHADRYLKPPEEMARLFPRHPEALARTVEIAGRCRFSMDDLAYQYPDEIELPGMTPQQALEKLTWEGAAYRYPDGLPDKVQAVLRHELRLIETLGYAPYFLTVNAIVRFARSQDILCQGRGSAANSAVCYVLGITAIDPERNDLLFERFVSEERREPPDIDVDFEHERREIVLQWVYERYGRDHAALCSTVIRYRAKGALRDVGKALGLPEDLIRMLSSQVWGWSENGVEEKHLEALNLNSGDRRLRLAMDLARQLMGAPRHLSQHPGGFVLTRDRLDELVPIEPAAMVDRQVIEWDKDDIDALKFMKVDCLALGMLSCMKRGFDLLAEHKGVELDLATIPAEDPRTYAMIRKADTLGTFQIESRAQMAMLPRMRPRTFYDLVIQVAIVRPGPIQGDMVHPYLRRREGKEEVVYPKPELERVLGKTLGVPLFQEQAMRVAIECAGFTASEADQLRRSMATFKFTGGVSKFRDKLVSGMVANGYEEAYAEQTFKQLEGFGSYGFPESHAASFALIAYASSWLKCHHPDVFCAALINAQPMGFYAPAQIVRDARDHGVLVRPVCVNASRWDCTLEPIDGEGRFAVRLGLRIVRGLSNTDAAALVLARADRPFSSVDELWRRAAVPAGALVELADADAFLPNLKLPRREALWAIKALRDEPLPLFAAASAREDTAIAEVAEPAVSLRPMTAGGEVVEDYRHLGLSLRSHPVSFLRAELDQRRVRTCEQAMQTRDGRWLETAGVVLVRQMPGSAKGVMFVTIEDETGIANLIVWPAVFEKHRRVILGAGMLGAYGRVQREGEVVHLITRRLTDLSPALAGLGRREAPFPLPHGRGDEFHNGTSTPDPRDLAPKGLRARDMYEPDRHIDSIKVRPRDFR